A genomic region of Pontibacillus yanchengensis contains the following coding sequences:
- a CDS encoding vWA domain-containing protein, translated as MVRRSYSIFSIVLLFFLIACSQNNEQQAVDKNNQTEQKDSENSEGKKDSLSSDDNNSQNNAETLDMSNKTVEGLPDTYKALTSKRAGPHQELYKYTDEAKRLEFYQDKLPILPENPSNKQLDYFYQEILKLIQRDFNGPDKLIDNMRFQSLGSPDVEDSRYQFKENLNIEIILDASGSMDEDVSGQTKMEAAKETIQSFVQGLPEKAKVGIRVYGHKGSESEADKQKSCKSTELIYQISEIDQKKLSQTLKGVEPTGWTPITKAFQEAEKDLKDFNGDRNTNIVYLVSDGIATCEGDPIQAAKDLYSSEVTPIINVIGFQVDQKGQKQLENIADTTKGIYETVENPNQLKKEFDKVKEVAQSWEDWKDHSETKISVKDTENSLDIFGYITDEEGKIIDERMQAESIFSAYWMEGTMSKESYQYLEEKNHAYHDWIVKEVKELKSELNNIREKKHQEALKALEEKYKNNTKE; from the coding sequence ATGGTGAGACGTAGCTATTCCATTTTTTCAATAGTTCTTTTATTTTTTCTGATAGCTTGTAGTCAGAATAATGAACAACAGGCAGTAGATAAAAATAATCAAACAGAACAAAAAGACAGTGAAAATAGCGAAGGTAAAAAGGATTCTTTATCAAGTGACGATAATAACAGCCAAAACAATGCTGAAACTCTGGATATGAGTAATAAAACGGTAGAGGGGCTTCCAGATACGTATAAAGCATTAACGAGTAAACGTGCTGGACCTCATCAAGAACTTTATAAGTACACAGATGAAGCGAAACGTTTGGAGTTCTATCAGGACAAACTTCCAATATTACCTGAAAATCCTTCTAATAAACAGTTAGATTATTTTTATCAAGAAATATTAAAGCTTATTCAAAGAGATTTTAATGGACCAGATAAACTAATTGATAACATGCGTTTTCAAAGTTTGGGGAGTCCAGATGTTGAGGATTCACGTTATCAGTTTAAAGAGAATTTAAATATCGAAATTATTCTAGATGCATCTGGGAGTATGGATGAAGATGTATCTGGCCAAACGAAAATGGAGGCTGCAAAAGAAACAATCCAATCCTTTGTTCAAGGTTTACCAGAGAAAGCCAAGGTAGGCATAAGAGTTTATGGTCATAAAGGAAGTGAATCCGAAGCTGACAAACAAAAATCATGTAAAAGTACTGAACTAATCTATCAAATCTCAGAAATTGATCAAAAAAAGTTGAGCCAAACATTAAAAGGAGTAGAACCTACTGGTTGGACACCTATAACCAAGGCTTTTCAAGAAGCGGAAAAGGATCTAAAAGATTTTAATGGAGATCGTAATACAAATATTGTATATCTTGTTAGTGATGGCATTGCAACATGTGAAGGGGATCCAATTCAAGCAGCTAAAGATTTATATTCATCTGAAGTAACCCCAATTATTAACGTGATTGGATTTCAAGTAGATCAAAAGGGACAGAAACAATTAGAAAACATTGCGGATACAACAAAGGGGATATACGAAACAGTAGAAAATCCGAATCAATTAAAGAAGGAATTCGACAAAGTAAAAGAAGTTGCTCAGTCATGGGAAGATTGGAAAGATCATTCAGAGACTAAGATTTCTGTAAAAGACACGGAAAACTCTCTGGATATCTTTGGTTATATTACAGATGAAGAAGGAAAAATCATCGATGAAAGAATGCAGGCAGAATCTATATTCTCCGCTTATTGGATGGAAGGAACAATGAGCAAGGAATCTTATCAATATTTAGAGGAGAAAAACCACGCTTATCATGATTGGATAGTGAAAGAAGTAAAGGAATTAAAAAGTGAATTAAATAATATTAGAGAGAAAAAACATCAAGAAGCACTAAAGGCATTAGAGGAAAAGTATAAGAACAATACGAAGGAATAA
- a CDS encoding type II secretion system F family protein, with product MDGMIVIMLVLCLTFLAFSLRSFYVYLMKKKNVKEKMEKDVKVFEGNQKKESRWEMLIAKMFHYADDFSGIGQRVNFGSENHDVHKWLIQSGYPYHLTIERFQGLKMFMGILGLIVGGSALVLGLPFATFAVILSPLIGYAGTIIWIKNRAKKRQEELSYQLPDFLDTMSVTVQAGVGLDQALRDIVPYFEGPIKEEFGRFIQEMEVGVPRNEAYQYLLKRNDSEEFQLLIKSLIQGEQLGVPISDTFRQQSEEMRKVKKEKVKEKAAKASPKVTLITTFIIVPSSMLLIAGLMIINMFNQNRNIFQMFQ from the coding sequence ATGGATGGAATGATTGTCATCATGTTAGTTTTGTGCCTAACTTTTTTAGCTTTTTCCTTAAGGAGTTTTTATGTTTATCTAATGAAGAAGAAGAACGTTAAAGAAAAGATGGAGAAAGATGTAAAAGTTTTTGAAGGAAATCAAAAGAAGGAATCTAGATGGGAAATGCTAATTGCAAAAATGTTCCATTATGCTGATGATTTTTCTGGGATTGGTCAACGGGTCAATTTTGGTAGTGAGAATCATGATGTTCACAAATGGCTCATTCAATCAGGATATCCCTATCATTTAACAATTGAAAGATTTCAAGGCTTAAAAATGTTCATGGGGATTCTTGGGTTGATTGTTGGAGGTAGTGCATTAGTACTTGGACTACCGTTCGCAACTTTTGCTGTAATACTATCCCCTCTAATTGGCTATGCGGGAACGATAATATGGATTAAAAATAGAGCAAAAAAAAGACAAGAAGAATTGTCTTATCAACTTCCTGATTTTTTAGATACGATGAGTGTTACCGTTCAGGCAGGTGTTGGACTAGATCAAGCGTTGCGTGATATTGTTCCGTATTTTGAAGGCCCAATTAAGGAAGAATTCGGTCGTTTTATTCAAGAAATGGAGGTAGGTGTTCCAAGAAATGAAGCCTACCAATATTTATTAAAACGAAATGACAGTGAGGAATTTCAGTTACTTATTAAATCATTAATACAGGGAGAACAATTAGGTGTCCCTATTTCCGATACTTTTAGACAACAATCAGAAGAAATGAGAAAAGTAAAGAAAGAAAAAGTGAAAGAGAAAGCAGCGAAAGCATCTCCGAAAGTTACATTAATCACAACATTTATCATTGTACCTTCTTCCATGTTGCTAATTGCAGGTTTGATGATTATAAATATGTTTAACCAAAATAGGAACATTTTTCAGATGTTTCAATAA
- a CDS encoding type II secretion system F family protein: MIATFVVASVVVFCLAIYSFLGYRKEKREWKKKINDYYNEGEARKSIIVLLGDRFDQTDSAKLIRNKLRDANMPFTPSEYIGAIIVGFMGTVMFLQTFFNIDFLTAIVLSGLIVEAARRVLFIIRKNKMKEQLASQLPEICRLLANSTRSGMTLNQGIQMVAQEVNEPARGEFKRLAQELSLGVGFKSALNSMEERIDNREFKLFVATLLIQKKVGGNLHLILDEMSKTMEERKLLQQEIQTMTAEQRYISYILPVIPIFLVLMMNNIIDGFLDPLFSGVGIILLLFFILGTVLTFFLVRKVTNIRV; encoded by the coding sequence ATGATTGCAACATTTGTCGTTGCCTCCGTCGTTGTATTTTGCCTGGCTATCTACTCTTTTTTAGGTTACCGAAAGGAGAAGCGTGAATGGAAAAAGAAAATCAATGATTACTATAACGAAGGTGAAGCCAGGAAAAGCATTATTGTTTTGCTTGGTGATCGTTTTGATCAGACAGATTCAGCAAAACTGATAAGAAATAAATTGAGAGATGCTAATATGCCATTCACTCCATCGGAATATATAGGAGCAATTATTGTTGGTTTTATGGGAACTGTAATGTTCTTACAAACCTTTTTTAATATAGATTTTCTTACAGCGATTGTGCTGTCAGGTCTTATTGTAGAAGCTGCCAGAAGAGTATTGTTTATTATTAGAAAAAATAAAATGAAGGAACAACTTGCTTCTCAATTACCAGAAATATGCAGATTGCTAGCGAATTCCACACGATCAGGAATGACCTTAAATCAGGGAATACAAATGGTAGCTCAAGAAGTGAATGAACCAGCTAGAGGTGAATTTAAAAGGCTAGCTCAAGAGCTTTCGTTAGGAGTTGGGTTTAAATCAGCCCTTAATAGTATGGAAGAAAGAATAGATAATAGAGAATTCAAGCTATTTGTTGCTACGTTATTAATTCAAAAAAAAGTCGGTGGAAACCTTCACCTTATTTTGGATGAAATGAGTAAAACTATGGAAGAAAGGAAGCTGTTACAACAAGAAATTCAAACTATGACGGCGGAGCAAAGATATATATCATATATTTTACCGGTTATTCCAATTTTCCTCGTCCTTATGATGAATAACATCATTGATGGGTTTCTAGATCCATTGTTTTCAGGAGTAGGTATTATTTTATTACTTTTTTTTATTTTAGGAACCGTTCTAACTTTCTTCTTGGTTAGAAAGGTGACCAATATAAGGGTGTGA
- a CDS encoding CpaF family protein — translation MSSLFEKRKEKMVQKNPNSYEYENRFVDELVEHYKARLLRDTNLEALTQLSQGEMRLKIEQIVSQFMSEEKVVISRHDKELLITRILDESVGFGPLEPLIHDNSITEILINGYEEVFVERNGKLELTEITFRNDEHIRHIVDRIVAPLGRRIDESSPMVDARLPDGSRVNAVIPPISLDGTLVSIRKFRDDPFKMEDLLHFQTLNDSMARFLDGVVKAKLNTLISGGTGSGKTTLLNVVADSIPYEERVVTIEDSAELKLDRKNVVGMESRPANVEGKGEIGIRTLVKNSLRMRPDRIIVGEVRSGEAFDMLQAMNTGHEGSITTVHANSPMDALRRVEAMVIMAGMELPSHVIREYIIGALDIIVQQTRLTDGSRKIVGISEVVENNDGSHEIKDIFVFRRTGMNGDGSIEGYFTATGYVPKCLEQLRVFGVDLTEDLFSSHVQEESV, via the coding sequence ATGTCGTCCTTGTTTGAAAAACGGAAAGAAAAAATGGTCCAAAAAAATCCAAATTCATACGAATACGAAAATAGGTTTGTAGATGAACTAGTAGAGCATTACAAAGCTAGATTACTTCGAGATACGAACTTAGAAGCATTGACTCAGTTATCTCAAGGCGAAATGCGATTGAAAATAGAACAAATCGTTTCTCAATTTATGTCTGAAGAAAAAGTAGTTATTTCACGTCATGACAAAGAACTACTAATCACGAGAATTCTAGATGAATCAGTTGGGTTTGGTCCACTTGAACCTCTCATTCACGATAACAGTATAACGGAGATACTTATAAATGGGTATGAAGAAGTCTTTGTTGAACGAAATGGAAAGTTGGAACTAACAGAAATAACCTTTCGAAATGATGAACATATCCGACATATAGTGGATAGAATTGTAGCACCTTTGGGAAGAAGAATTGACGAGAGCTCCCCGATGGTAGATGCGCGTCTACCAGATGGAAGCCGAGTGAATGCGGTTATTCCGCCCATAAGTTTAGATGGGACACTCGTTTCTATACGTAAATTTAGAGATGACCCATTTAAAATGGAAGACCTTTTACATTTCCAAACACTTAATGATTCGATGGCTAGATTTCTGGATGGAGTTGTCAAAGCAAAACTTAACACATTAATTTCTGGAGGAACTGGCTCTGGTAAAACTACATTGCTAAATGTAGTAGCCGACTCCATTCCTTATGAGGAACGAGTAGTTACTATAGAAGACTCTGCAGAATTGAAGCTGGATCGTAAAAATGTAGTAGGTATGGAATCTCGTCCTGCCAATGTGGAAGGGAAAGGTGAAATAGGTATTCGAACTCTAGTTAAAAACTCTCTTCGAATGAGGCCAGATCGGATTATTGTTGGAGAGGTTCGAAGCGGTGAGGCATTTGATATGCTTCAAGCCATGAATACAGGACATGAAGGTTCCATTACTACCGTTCATGCTAATTCACCAATGGATGCGTTAAGAAGAGTGGAAGCTATGGTTATCATGGCTGGAATGGAACTTCCAAGTCATGTGATACGGGAATATATTATCGGGGCGCTAGATATTATCGTTCAACAAACCCGTTTAACCGATGGTTCCAGAAAAATTGTAGGAATATCAGAGGTAGTCGAAAACAATGATGGTTCACATGAGATAAAAGATATTTTTGTATTTAGGCGAACAGGAATGAATGGTGACGGATCGATAGAAGGCTATTTTACTGCTACTGGCTATGTTCCCAAATGCCTTGAGCAATTGAGAGTATTTGGAGTGGACTTAACAGAGGATTTATTCTCATCTCATGTTCAGGAGGAGTCAGTATGA
- a CDS encoding AAA family ATPase — protein sequence MNTNLDVLLVSDEEAIQNQIKNSIESKHVQVSVIPPNDVIREVNRTPRDMVIYLQSETGNAVENIQYIKSASPSTFVIFIAQSADFSLLRDVTRAGTEEFFVYPDELSLFLSRFPTIQQTYMAKKESDDQQSSHLLGRGRGHIISFYSGNGGVGKTALSASFAQTLKLESASEVVLIDFNMQFGGMEKLLSIQSNRSIADLLPVISELNETHIRNVSQTEEFSKLEVLVSPCDAEVAETLDDSFIANVLRTCRRSFDFVIIDLPTDINEKVVTALEESDRIYYILLPETPALKTLKQFEELSVRLGIELTSRMEILINQTGKDNEIKKKDLKNLLHFPIATSIRRDIKGLQPFVNKGVPVRRSSNEKKLIPFAKDLHKFATSLLK from the coding sequence ATGAATACAAATCTTGACGTATTATTGGTGAGTGATGAAGAAGCTATTCAAAATCAAATAAAAAATTCTATTGAAAGTAAACATGTTCAAGTAAGTGTGATACCACCCAATGACGTTATAAGAGAAGTCAATCGTACACCTAGGGATATGGTGATATATCTTCAGTCTGAAACGGGTAATGCTGTAGAAAATATCCAATATATTAAATCAGCAAGTCCATCCACATTTGTGATTTTTATCGCGCAATCGGCCGATTTCTCATTACTTAGAGATGTGACAAGGGCAGGAACGGAAGAGTTTTTTGTATATCCCGATGAACTAAGCTTATTCCTTAGTCGATTCCCTACTATTCAACAAACCTATATGGCTAAAAAGGAGTCTGATGATCAACAATCTTCCCATCTATTAGGAAGAGGGAGAGGTCATATAATCTCTTTTTATAGTGGAAATGGTGGAGTTGGGAAGACGGCCTTATCGGCAAGTTTTGCTCAGACACTGAAGCTTGAATCAGCTTCAGAAGTTGTATTAATAGACTTTAATATGCAGTTTGGTGGAATGGAAAAGTTACTATCCATTCAGAGTAATCGTTCCATTGCAGATTTGCTTCCTGTTATTTCAGAGCTCAATGAAACGCATATACGAAATGTTTCTCAAACAGAAGAATTTTCAAAATTAGAAGTGTTAGTTAGCCCATGCGACGCTGAGGTAGCCGAAACTTTAGATGATTCATTTATTGCTAATGTTTTAAGGACATGTAGAAGGTCATTTGATTTTGTGATTATTGATTTGCCTACAGATATAAACGAGAAAGTTGTTACCGCACTAGAAGAATCCGACCGAATCTATTATATTTTACTTCCAGAAACACCAGCACTAAAAACGTTAAAGCAGTTTGAGGAGCTATCCGTACGTCTTGGTATTGAATTAACTTCACGTATGGAAATCTTAATCAATCAAACAGGCAAAGATAACGAAATAAAGAAAAAAGATTTAAAAAACTTACTTCATTTCCCGATAGCAACCTCTATCAGAAGAGATATAAAAGGGTTGCAGCCTTTTGTTAATAAAGGAGTACCAGTTCGGAGGTCGTCAAACGAAAAAAAATTGATTCCTTTTGCTAAGGATTTACACAAATTTGCTACATCGCTATTAAAATAG
- the cpaB gene encoding Flp pilus assembly protein CpaB, which yields MLESKRRAIIFLVIAFALAAIAGYLVLDKVKSLNSELGGMTEVYIAEGNIPSRSLISESQITVMEIPNKFVTDSHVTDKQELQNKVLVVPLNEGDMITSNMVKPVSNLRNENHRLVALYRSEKIQFDQVIEALDRVDIIVSDERSGEKVTEVFMKDVPVAFAEGDEDSFAGVAVEVNAKQAPKLIHIQNYAEHIRVLKANVGRDGKATNVKVQEGEEQSTSNEQESGSSNSKEQSEDSNNDSQKKESND from the coding sequence ATGCTGGAATCGAAAAGACGTGCCATCATTTTTTTAGTTATTGCATTTGCATTAGCAGCAATAGCAGGATATTTGGTATTAGACAAAGTGAAATCACTTAACTCAGAACTTGGAGGTATGACGGAAGTGTACATAGCAGAAGGGAATATACCTTCACGATCGTTAATTTCTGAGTCTCAAATCACTGTAATGGAAATACCAAATAAATTTGTTACTGATTCCCACGTTACGGACAAACAAGAATTACAAAATAAAGTGCTTGTCGTCCCCTTAAATGAAGGGGATATGATTACCTCTAATATGGTAAAACCTGTATCAAATCTGAGGAATGAAAACCATAGGTTAGTTGCTCTCTATCGTTCAGAGAAAATTCAATTTGATCAAGTTATTGAAGCGCTTGATAGAGTAGATATCATTGTTTCTGATGAACGAAGTGGTGAAAAGGTAACAGAAGTATTTATGAAGGATGTGCCCGTAGCTTTTGCAGAAGGAGATGAAGATAGCTTTGCCGGAGTAGCAGTTGAAGTCAATGCTAAACAAGCTCCTAAGTTAATTCATATCCAGAACTATGCAGAGCATATTCGTGTACTCAAAGCCAATGTTGGCCGTGATGGAAAAGCCACCAATGTAAAAGTGCAAGAGGGTGAAGAACAATCAACTAGTAATGAACAAGAATCAGGTTCATCAAACTCCAAAGAACAGAGTGAAGATAGTAATAATGATAGTCAAAAGAAAGAATCAAACGATTAA
- a CDS encoding rhodanese-like domain-containing protein: MYIIAIVALTAILIWFVRNVSLPHMYLKKVDQSTISNDRYCVIDVRDYVSAHNQPYPSAQNIPLSYLPRELKETFDCTKDIVLISDDVRGARIAAKMLRKKNNRPIYYFQS; encoded by the coding sequence ATGTATATCATAGCCATCGTTGCCTTAACAGCCATATTGATTTGGTTCGTTCGCAATGTATCCTTACCTCATATGTACTTGAAAAAGGTTGACCAAAGTACAATTTCAAACGATCGTTATTGTGTTATAGATGTGCGAGACTATGTATCAGCACACAATCAACCATACCCTAGTGCACAAAACATACCATTATCCTACCTGCCAAGAGAGCTAAAAGAGACTTTTGATTGCACTAAAGATATCGTACTGATTAGCGATGATGTACGTGGTGCTAGAATTGCCGCAAAAATGCTTCGTAAGAAAAACAATCGCCCTATATATTATTTTCAAAGTTAA
- a CDS encoding rhodanese-like domain-containing protein produces the protein MYNINEINGGELESKLSQNNTIYVVDVREDDEVAQGMIPGAVHIPLQKIPESINHLPEDRELVIVCRVGMRSMNACLFLKQYGFEHVSNLSDGMLGWTGEIVV, from the coding sequence ATGTACAATATTAATGAAATAAATGGTGGAGAGCTTGAATCAAAGCTTAGTCAGAATAATACAATATACGTGGTAGATGTAAGAGAAGACGACGAAGTGGCTCAGGGAATGATTCCAGGAGCTGTGCATATACCATTACAGAAAATACCAGAATCAATAAATCATTTACCAGAAGACCGTGAGCTAGTTATTGTATGTCGAGTAGGAATGAGGAGCATGAATGCCTGCTTGTTTTTAAAACAATATGGATTCGAACATGTCTCAAACCTTTCTGACGGAATGCTAGGGTGGACTGGCGAGATAGTCGTATAA
- the leuS gene encoding leucine--tRNA ligase — protein MAYDHKSIEKKWQDYWHENKTFKTDVYSDKEKFYALDMFPYPSGAGLHVGHPEGYTATDIISRMKRMQGYEVLHPMGWDAFGLPAEQYALDTGNDPEAFTKQNIDNFRRQIQSLGFSYDWDREVNTTDPNYYKWTQWIFIKLYEQGLAYIDEVPVNWCPALGTVLANEEVVDGVSERGGHPVIRKPMKQWMLKITEYADRLLDDLEELDWPDSIKDMQRNWIGKSEGAEVYFDIEGSEHTFTAFTTRPDTLFGATYAVLAPEHPLVKDIVTEEQQAAIDTYLDEAEKKSDLERTDLAQGKTGVFTGAYAINPINGEKLQVWIADYVLMTYGTGAIMAVPAHDERDYEFAQTFGLPIKAVVEGGDVEKEAYTGEGKHINSDFLNGLDKQEAIEKAINWLEETGKGSRKTTYRLRDWLFSRQRYWGEPIPIIHWEDGSMSPVKEENLPLELPKASEIKPSGTGESPLANIEDWVTVTDPETGMKGRRETNTMPQWAGSCWYYLRYVDPHNDQKVADKEKLEKWLPVDIYIGGAEHAVLHLLYARFWHKVLYDIGVVPTKEPFQQLFNQGMILGENNEKMSKSKGNVVNPDDIVHTHGADTLRLYEMFMGPLEAAVAWSTNGLDGARRFLDRVWRLFTDEGTQSAKVVENSQSTDLERTYHETVKKVTENFEELRFNTGISQMMVFINEAYKVDEVPKEYAEGFAKLIAPVAPHLAEELWSVFGHKGTISYQAWPNYDEVKLEDDEVEIVLQVMGKVRAKMSVPKDADKDELEKRALEDETIQEWIEGKTVRKVIAVPGKLVNIVAN, from the coding sequence ATGGCGTACGATCATAAATCAATCGAAAAGAAGTGGCAAGACTATTGGCACGAGAACAAAACGTTTAAAACAGACGTTTATAGTGACAAAGAGAAATTTTATGCGTTAGATATGTTTCCTTATCCGTCAGGTGCAGGTTTACACGTAGGACACCCTGAAGGTTACACAGCAACAGATATCATTTCTCGCATGAAACGAATGCAAGGGTATGAAGTCCTTCATCCAATGGGGTGGGACGCATTTGGTCTTCCGGCAGAACAGTATGCCTTGGACACTGGAAATGACCCAGAAGCATTTACGAAGCAAAATATTGATAACTTCCGTCGTCAGATCCAATCACTTGGGTTCTCATACGACTGGGATCGTGAAGTGAATACAACGGATCCAAATTACTACAAATGGACGCAATGGATTTTCATTAAGTTATATGAGCAAGGACTGGCATATATTGATGAAGTCCCTGTAAATTGGTGTCCTGCACTAGGTACCGTTTTAGCAAATGAAGAAGTGGTCGATGGTGTGAGTGAACGTGGTGGTCACCCTGTTATCCGTAAACCTATGAAGCAGTGGATGCTAAAAATTACAGAGTATGCAGACCGTTTACTAGATGACCTAGAAGAGCTTGATTGGCCGGATAGCATTAAGGATATGCAGCGAAATTGGATTGGTAAATCTGAAGGTGCTGAAGTGTATTTTGATATTGAAGGTAGCGAGCACACGTTCACCGCTTTTACTACTCGTCCTGATACATTATTCGGTGCAACGTATGCTGTTTTAGCTCCTGAACATCCACTTGTGAAAGATATCGTTACAGAGGAACAACAAGCTGCAATTGATACTTATTTAGATGAAGCAGAAAAGAAAAGTGATCTAGAACGTACTGATCTAGCACAAGGAAAAACAGGAGTATTCACTGGCGCTTATGCGATTAATCCGATTAATGGAGAAAAGCTGCAAGTATGGATCGCCGATTATGTTCTAATGACTTATGGTACTGGTGCCATTATGGCAGTACCAGCACATGACGAACGTGATTATGAATTCGCTCAAACGTTTGGCCTTCCAATCAAAGCTGTTGTAGAAGGTGGAGATGTAGAAAAAGAAGCCTATACAGGTGAAGGTAAGCACATCAACTCTGATTTCTTAAATGGGTTAGATAAGCAGGAAGCAATTGAAAAGGCGATCAATTGGTTAGAGGAAACAGGAAAAGGTTCAAGAAAAACAACGTACCGTCTACGTGATTGGTTATTTAGTCGTCAACGTTATTGGGGTGAGCCTATTCCTATTATTCATTGGGAAGACGGATCAATGTCTCCTGTCAAAGAAGAAAACCTTCCACTAGAACTACCAAAAGCTAGTGAAATCAAACCTTCTGGTACAGGTGAATCTCCACTAGCCAATATCGAGGACTGGGTAACAGTTACAGACCCTGAAACAGGTATGAAAGGACGTCGCGAGACAAACACCATGCCACAGTGGGCAGGTAGTTGTTGGTATTACCTTCGTTATGTAGATCCTCATAACGATCAAAAGGTAGCTGACAAAGAAAAGCTAGAAAAGTGGCTACCAGTTGATATTTATATCGGTGGTGCCGAGCATGCTGTGCTGCACTTGTTATATGCACGTTTTTGGCACAAAGTACTGTATGATATTGGCGTAGTACCAACGAAAGAACCATTCCAGCAATTATTTAACCAAGGCATGATTCTTGGCGAAAATAATGAAAAGATGAGTAAATCAAAAGGGAATGTTGTAAACCCTGATGACATCGTTCATACTCATGGAGCGGATACCCTTCGCCTTTATGAAATGTTCATGGGACCATTAGAGGCAGCTGTAGCATGGTCTACAAATGGCCTTGATGGAGCTCGTCGTTTCTTGGATCGTGTATGGCGTTTATTTACAGATGAAGGTACACAATCTGCTAAAGTAGTAGAAAATAGTCAAAGCACAGACCTTGAACGTACCTACCATGAAACGGTTAAGAAAGTAACGGAGAATTTTGAAGAGCTTCGATTTAACACAGGTATTTCTCAGATGATGGTTTTCATAAATGAAGCTTATAAAGTGGATGAGGTACCGAAAGAGTATGCGGAAGGTTTCGCTAAGCTAATCGCTCCAGTAGCACCTCACCTTGCAGAAGAACTTTGGAGTGTGTTTGGTCATAAAGGGACAATCAGCTACCAAGCTTGGCCTAACTATGATGAAGTCAAGTTAGAAGACGATGAAGTTGAAATCGTTCTTCAAGTAATGGGGAAAGTACGAGCAAAAATGAGTGTCCCTAAAGATGCAGATAAAGACGAACTTGAAAAGCGGGCGCTAGAAGATGAAACAATCCAAGAATGGATTGAAGGTAAGACAGTTCGTAAGGTGATAGCAGTTCCCGGGAAGCTTGTAAATATTGTGGCGAATTAA
- a CDS encoding DUF2524 family protein: MMATRQSIENMMNDVNEKLETARDQIERTNKMGYEINEEYTQAQLGLEDLEHEIDKLMHSANHQQKEQLHRMHLQVSQCLNDMILDEQDLQ, translated from the coding sequence ATGATGGCGACAAGACAATCCATAGAAAATATGATGAATGATGTGAATGAAAAATTAGAAACAGCAAGAGATCAAATAGAAAGAACAAATAAAATGGGCTACGAAATCAATGAAGAATATACCCAAGCTCAACTTGGATTAGAAGACTTAGAACATGAAATTGATAAGCTTATGCATAGTGCTAATCATCAACAAAAAGAACAACTTCATCGTATGCACTTACAAGTTTCTCAATGCTTGAATGACATGATTCTCGATGAACAAGATTTACAGTAA